The Coffea arabica cultivar ET-39 chromosome 1e, Coffea Arabica ET-39 HiFi, whole genome shotgun sequence genome has a window encoding:
- the LOC113734738 gene encoding bifunctional protein FolD 2-like — MASSSDHKATVIDGKAVAHTIRSEIADEVRQLSQKYGKVPGLAVVLVGHRKDSQSYVSMKRKACAEVGIKSFDIGLPEQVSEAELISKVHELNANPDVHGILVQLPLPKHVNEEKVLGEISLEKDVDGFHPLNIGKLAMKGREPLFLPCTPKGCLELLSRSGISIKGKKAVVVGRSNIVGLPVSLLLLKEDATVTIVHSRTKEPEKIIREADIVIAAAGQANMIQGSWIKSGAAVIDVGTNAVDDRTKKSGYRLVGDVDFKEASKVAGWITPVPGGVGPMTVAMLLKNTLDGAKRVIER, encoded by the exons ATGGCATCGTCGTCGGATCACAAGGCAACCGTCATCGACGGCAAAGCAGTAGCTCATACTATACGGTCCGAAATCGCCGATGAAGTCCGTCAACTGTCCCAGAAGTACGGCAAG GTCCCAGGATTGGCCGTGGTCCTAGTGGGACATAGGAAAGACTCTCAAAGCTACGTGAGTATGAAGAGGAAGGCATGTGCTGAGGTTGGGATCAAGTCCTTTGACATCGGCCTTCCAGAGCAAGTGTCCGAAGCCGAATTAATCAGCAAGGTCCATGAGCTGAATGCAAATCCAGATGTTCATG GTATACTGGTGCAGCTTCCACTTCCAAAGCATGTAAATGAAGAGAAAGTTTTGGGTGAAATTAGCTTGGAAAAAGATGTGGATGGCTTTCACCCTTTAAATATAGGCAAGCTTGCGATGAAAGGCAGAGAGCCTCTATTCCTTCCTTGCACCCCTAAG GGCTGTCTTGAGCTTCTGTCACGTAGTGGCATTAGCATAAAGGGCAAGAAGGCAGTTGTGGTAGGACGAAGCAATATTGTTGGATTACCTGTTTCCCTACTACTACTCAAAGAAGACGCCACTGTCACTATAGTGCATTCACGTACCAAGGAACCAGAAAAAATTATTCGTGAGGCAGACATTGTTATTGCTGCAGCAGGACAAGCGAACATG ATACAAGGCAGCTGGATCAAATCCGGTGCTGCTGTTATCGATGTGGGGACAAATGCTGTGGATGATCGAACTAAGAAGTCAGGTTATAGGCTTGTGGGAGATGTTGATTTCAAGGAAGCAAGCAAAGTGGCTGGATGGATAACTCCTGTTCCTGGAGGTGTTGGACCAATGACAGTGGCAATGTTACTCAAAAATACCTTGGATGGAGC